Genomic segment of Acidobacteriota bacterium:
CTCGGAGGGGCAGGTCCGCGGGCACCCTCCGCGCATCCGAAGAGGGTTTGGGAGGCGGCCAGAGGATGCCGGTCCCTAGGGGGCCCACGCCCCCCACGCCCGTCACGAACGGCCCCTTCACGGGGTCCTCCGGAAAAACAGGGCGGCGTTGTGGCCGCCGAAGCCCAGGTTCAGGGTCAGGACCGACCCGACGGGACGCTCCACCGGCGCGGTCGGCAGAAGGAGGCCCTCGAATTCCGGCGTGGCCAGCCCCGCCGTCGGGGGAACGGTCTGGCGGAGGATCGTGAGGACGGAGGCGACGGCCTCCAGGGCTCCCGCCGCTCCCAGGCAGTGGCCCAGGGCCCCCTTGACGGAAGAGACGGGCACCTCCGGCGCGCGGCGGCCCAGAAGCCGGACCAGGGCCGCGGCCTCCGCGGAGTCGTTGGCCCGGGTGCCCGTGCCGTGCGCATTCACGGCGTCCACCTCCTCGGCCGTCGCTCCCGCCCTTTGAAGGGCCGCCTGCAGGGCCGCCAGGGCTCCCCTCCCTTCGGGATGGGGGGCGGTGGCGTGGTGGGCATCCGTGGAGAGCCCCCATCCGGAAAGGGCCGCCAGGGGGCGAGCCCCGCGCTCCCGGACCCGCTCGAAGGATTCGAGGACGAGGAAGGCCGCCCCCTCCCCCACGGCCATGCCCGAACGGCTCCGATCGAAGGGCCGGGGCGGTTCGGACGCGACGAGCCGCAAGCTGTTGAATCCTCCCACGGTCATGCGCGTAAGGGCATCGGCGCCTCCGGCCAGGACGCAGTCCGTCTCTCCGAGGGAGATCCAGGCCGCGCCCAGGGCGAGGGCGGTCGTGGAGGAGGCGCAGGCGCTGGCCGCGGCGCAGCGGGGGCCGCGGGCGCCGAAGGCGAGACACAGCAGGTCGGCCGTGGTGGCCGGCATGTGGCGGGTCAGCGTCCTGAGAGAAGGGGTCCTCGCCGACCCTGCGAGCCAGGCGCCGAAGGCTTCCTCCGATTCGGGCAGGCCGCCCACGCCGGCCCCGGTGGCCACCCCCGCCTGCTCAGGCAGGGCCTCGAGCCCCGCCGACGACAGGGCCTCCCGGGCGGCGGCGAAGGCGAGGCGGTCGGTGCGGTTGGGAAAATCCCCTCCGGGGTCGGGCGCTTCCGCGACCAGGGGGCTCCGGAGGCCGCTCCCGTCGAACCTCCTTAGCGGGCTCACCGCCGTTCTTCCCGAGAGGAGCCCCTTCCAGAGCGCCTCCGTCCCGATGCCGAAGGCCGAGACCGCGCCGATCCCCGTGACATAGCAGGGCGCCGTCAAGGAGAGACCTCCCGCAGGGTGACCACGGCGCGAGCCACGAGCCTCTCTCCGCGGCGGGCCAGGACCTTCACCCGGACCACGGGACCCATGCGCTGGAGGACCTGTGCCGAAAGGGCCAGGCGGTCCCCCGGGTACGGGGGGCGCGGACACCGGAAGCGCTGGACCTGCAGGACCATCCCTCCCGAGTCCTCGCGGGAGAAGGCGGCCAGTCCGGCGGCCTGGGCCATGGCCTCGAGAAGGGTCCACGCGGGCGCCCGGCCGGACCTCTGAAATGCCGCGCCCGCCGTAAAGGCCGCCTCGAGCGGCCGCGTGGCGTCCTCGTGGTCCAGGAACCGGAAGGGGTAGGCGTGAGGAAGACGGGCCATGGCGTTCACCGGGGTCCGCGGCCGGTCCGGGCGGGTTCTCCACCCGTGCCCGGGCGGACGCGCGGAGCGGAAGGGATCAGGTGCCGCGCTCCAGGCGGAGGAGCTGTTTCTTGACGGCGAGCCCGCCGCCGAAGCCGCCCAGCCCCCCTTTCGCCACCGCGCGGTGGCAGGGAATGAGGATCGGGATCCGGTTGGCGCCGCAGGCGGACCCCGCCGCCCGCGCGGCGCCCGGCCGCCCCGCCCACTTCGCCAGGTCCGAGTAGGAGAGGACCTGGCCGGCGGGCACCCGGCGGAGCGCCTCCCACACCCTCGCCTGGAAATCGGTGCCGGGAGGATCGGGGTCCAGAGGGACGTCGAAGTCGCGGAGGGATCCCGCGAAGTACTCGCGCAACTGCTTCTTGAGCCGGTTCAGGAGGGGGGCCACGCTTCGGGGGACGGGTCCGTCGGGGGCCTTTCCCCCGAACTCGATGCGGTGCACCGCTCCCGGCGAGAGGGTCACGTCGAGGCGTCCCACCGGCGTCTCCAGTCCGAGGGTCACCGGGGCGGTCACGAGCCGAATCCCTTGTCGCGGGTGTAGGTGGCCACGACGGAGGCGCTCATTCCGCCGCGGGAGTTGAACACTCCCGTGAGGGTCGCCCGCTCGGGCCCGCAGGCTTTCACCACGTCCCGAAGGATCCGGTTCACGGCGTTCTCGTAGAAGATGCCCACGTTCCGGTAGGCCAGGAGGTACTCCTTGTAGGACTTGAGTTCGAGGCAGGACTTCCTGGGCTCGTACCTCAGGACGAGGAGGCCGAAGTCGGGCAGTCCGGTCTTGGGGCACACCGAGGTAAACTCGGGCGCTTCGATGGTGATTTCGTAGCCGGGAAACTGGTTCGGCCACGTCTCGATCGCCGGGAGGGGCGCGTCCAGGCCCTTCTTGGCGTGCTCCTTGGTATAGGCCGCCATGGCTCACCTCCGCCTGGGCCCGCTGGCGTGGCAGGGGGTCCCACGGACCCAGGTTACAGCGAGGCGATGAGCCTGTCGAGTTCGCCCGAGCGGTCGAGGTCCATCAGGTCGTCGCACCCCCCGATGTGGCGGTCCCCGAAGAAGACCTGGGGGACGGTCTCCTTCCCCGAGCGGCGCTCGCACTCCGCCCAACGCTCGGGGTGGCGGTCGAGATTGACCTCCTCGAAGTCCACGCCCTTCTTCTTCAAGAGACGCTTGGCGGCGACACAGTAGGGGCAGAGGGTCATGGTGAACACGGTGACGGGCGTCTTCATGGGTCTCCTCCGGGGCGGCACATCGCCTGCGAGCCGGGTCCCCCGGTTCCGGTAACGCCGGAGGCTGTCCCGCTATTGTCGCACCGTCCGCCTAGGGACGCGACACCGCGCGGATCACGTCGTAATAGCACTGGGGAGAGATGCGGCGGGGCCGGCCGGGTAACGGGGCCCTTAGGGGCCAAGACCTTCGGCGCGCAGGACGACGAAGGTCGCGCCCCATCCGCCCTCGCCCGCACCGGCCGTCGAGAAGGAGGCCACTTCGGGCAGACGCTGGAGGAGGGCGTGGACCGTCCGCCGCAGGGTTCCCGTCCCCTTCCCGTGGATGATCTGGACGTCGAGGATCCCCAGGCGCCGGCACTCGGCCAGGTACTCCGACACCACGACCTTCACGTCACGGGGATCGAAGGCGTGCAGGTCCAGGATCCCGTTCACCGGGATCGCCACCGGACCGGGAAAGAACTCCCCGCCTTCGATCAATCCTTTTCCCCCACGATCCAGACGGAGAAGCGGCTTCCCTCCTCCACCCGGGTCCGGAACCCAGCCCGGGCGGCCATTTCGGCGATGGCCTCGGGAGGGCGCATGCAACTCGTCATGCCGAGGATCTTCTCCAGGCGGCCGACGGCGCGAACCCCGACCCGGCGGGCGTCGGGCTCCTCGATGACGACGCGCCCTCCCGCTTCCACCGTGCGGAACAGGTCCCTCAGGGCGCCCTCCTGGTCCGCGAAGTGGTGGAACGCATCCACCACCAGGATCCTCGAGAAGGCCCCGGCTTGGAAGGGAAGGGAGCCCGCGAAGGCCAGGACCGCCCTCAAACCCGCCTTGCGGGCGGCCCGCCGGAGCATGGGTCTGGACAGGTCGGCCACGACGAGCGCTCCCACGTGATCCACGAGGGACCGGGCCACCCTGCCGGTGCCTCCACCCAAGTCGAGGAGCCGTCCCGGCGAGGGGAGGCCGAGGACCCGGCGGAGGGCCTCCGGGTCTCGGTGGCCGCCCGCCCAGTCGAAGACGGGGGCGATCCAGTCGAAGTGGCCGTTCACGGCGAGGCCTCCCCGGTTTCGAGGCGCCGCGCTCCAGCGGCCAGCAGGAAGAAAGCGGGAAGCTGGACCAGGTGAAAGACGCCGTTGTGATCCAGGGGCCAGCCCCAGCGGACTTCGAAGGGGCCCGAGGCCTGGACGGCGCCCGCCAACAGGAAGAGGGCCAGTCCGGCCGACGCGGCCGCGGCGCCGGCCCTTCCCCGCCGGGCCAGGGAGACGAGGAGGGCCAGGGCGAATCCGAGGCCCGCCGCCTCGTAGGCCACGAACAGGCCGAAGCTGTCCGAGTGGAAGGTCGTGAGGGCCCAGAAGGCCGCCGCCCCCGCCAGGAGGAGCAGGCCCGCCCACCGGGCCGCGCGCCTCCCGAGGGATGCCTGGGCCGCCGCCCCCGCCGCCAGGGCCACCGTCGCCGCCAGGCAGGCGTAGATGAGGCGCCAGGCCCACCGGGAGAGCGCCGGGGAAAGGGACAAGCCGTGAGCCGCGGCCCCCAGGAGGGAAGCCGCCGCGGAGGTCAGGAACGCCGATCTCCACAGGCTCGCGCGTCCCCCCTCGGGCCGTCCGAGGCGGAAGGCGCACGCCACCGCCGCCGCCGCGCAGAAAAGGTCCGTGAGGGCGGTGGTGATCTCCGTGGGGCTGGACGATCCCATCCTAGGCCTCCGGGGCTTGAGCCCTCCGCCCGCCCAGGCCGATGAGGAGGGCCGCCAGGACGCACCCCGTCAAGTTGGAGACGAGGTCCCACCCCGTATTCACGTAGCCTCCCACGTTCGTGTCCCGCATCAGGAGCGTGGCGGCGAACTCCACGACCTCGTTGAGGGCTCCGAAGCCCATCCCCCCCGCGGAGCAAAGGACCAGGGCGCCGAAGGTGGGCCGGGGCGCTCCCCCGGCGCCCCGCACCGCCGCCCCGTATCCTTGCCAGCACACCCAGGTGGTGAGGCCGAAGCCGAAGGCGTGGACCGCCATGTCGTACTTGAGAAAGCCGGGAACGATCCACCATGAATAGAAGACGGCGTGGGGGCCGTCGTAGGGCCATCCCGCGGGAAGGGGCAGGAGCCCCCCGGCCATGTGGAGGAGCCCCCAGAGGCTCAGGCCCCAGAGGGCGCCGGGGCTCAGCCCCACTCGAAAGTGAAGAGCGCCCACGGCCCCCATGAGGACGACCATGACGCCGATGTAGTAGAGGAACTCCCCGTTCCCCGAGGCGGCCGCTCCCGCCGCCGCGGCGGCGAGATAAAGGAGGGTGAAGCCCAGGACGGTGGTCCAGCGCTTCAGCACCTCAGCCCTCCGCCTTCGCGCCGACCCGGATCGTCTCGAGGCCGTGGGCCCTGGGCCCCTTCTCGACCTTCCAGAGAAGGAAGGCGAAGAGAAGGGCCACGAAGCCGAGGCCGGAGAAGAGCCACATCCCGGGGACGTACCCCGCGGGATTCGCGGGGCCCGCATGGCCCAGGTCGTTGGCGTAGCCGACCACCGTGTTGAGCCCGGCCACGCCCACCTGCTGGACCAGAGTCATGACCGCCAGCCCCGTCCCGAGGCGCTTCTGCTCCACGATGTACGCGACGCTGGGCCACATGATGGCGGGGACGAGGGAGAAGGCGACGCCCATCATGGCGATGGGGATCCACAGGGGGAGGGCGTGGTAGGCCATGATCACGTAGACAGGCATCAACAGGAAGGCCCCCAGGAACATGAGGGAGGCCCGCCGCCCGATGCGGTCCACGAGGAGCCCGAAGAGCGGGGTGGCCACCATGGCCGCCACGGGGAGGCTGCTGTTGATCTGGCCCGCCATCTCCCGGGTCAGCCCGTAGCTCTCGATGAAGAATTTGATGGAGAAGGTCCGGAAGGGGAAGATCGCCGAGTAGAAGGTCACGCAGAGGGCCACGCAATACCAGAAGGAGGCGTCGAAGCGGAAGAGGTCCTTGACCACGAGGCGGTCCGTCTCCCCCTCCTCGCCCAGGGAGTAGCGCTTCAGGGCCCGGGACTCCAGCGCCCAGTAGGCGAGCGCCCCCAGGGTGCAGAGGGAGCCCAGGACCGCCGCCAGCACGAGGGGCGTGCGCCACCCGTCGTAGGCCCACTTGGCCCAGGTGGGGGACCAGTCCACGGCCACCTGCCCCAGCCGCGCGATGGTGAGGTTGATCCCGAAGGCGAAGGAGAGCTCCTTCCCCTTGAACCACTTGGCCAGGGCCGCTGTGATGGCCACGATGAGGGGCTCGGCTCCCACGCCCAAGAGGAATCGCGATCCGATCATCACCCAGGGCTCCGTGCTCAGGAGCATGGTGACGCCCGAGACCGTGCAGAGCGCGCCGAAAAGCACCGTCGTCCGGGTCGTCCCCAGGCGGTCGATGAGGACGCCCCCCACCAGAAGGACAAGAACCGCGGCAATGCTGTAGCTCGTGTTGAGCTGTCCGATGACGGCGTCGGTGAAGCCCAGCTGGGCCTTCATCAGATCCGTCACCGGATTGATGGAGTCGTAGATGTAGTAGTTGCCGAACATGGCGAGGCTGATGATGACCAGCACCGCCCACCGGTAGAAGGTGGACGGCTGGGGCCGCGCTTCTGTCCCGGCGGGATTCGTCGCGTCGGACATGGCTCCTCCCTGGCTTCGTGGCCGTCTGCGGTGGGTCAGTATACAGGGAAAAACCGCCCCCGCGCGACGGCTTCCGCACCCCGCGATGGGCTCCCAAGCTCAGGATCGAGCCGTCCATGCGTCACGGGGACGACCGCGCGAAGCACCCACCCATAGAGGCGTGATGCCGCTTCGCGGCGTTAGGGCCTATCGCGTGAATCGAAAGCCCACGGATTCCCGCCCGTCGGGATTGAGGACCGTCAGCGTCACCGCCTCGCCCTTCGGCAGGAGCGCCTTCAAGCCCCCACCGGAGGCGACCAGGCGCGTTCGGCCCGGCAGGTCCAGCCCCTTGAAGACCGATTTGGGGACCGCCGTGCCGTTGATCAAGAGCTTGCTCCCCTCCTCGAAATTCCACCCCGTCACCTTGAGCCGAAAAGGATCCTTGAGCTTCTTCACAGAGACGATGCCTGGGTACGCCTCCCCGCAGAACTGCGTGTCGGCGCCGATGTCAATCAGATTCTCGAAGCTCGCGTCGGTGGGACACGTTTGAATCCCGCTGGAGTCGGCGGTGAAGATCGGCACGGGATACTCGGCCAGCGGCGATTCACCGTACATGCCCGGATAGTCCACCCACGTCGTGCAGGATTCAGGGAGGTCGCCCTCCGGTCCGAAGGAGTACAGGGCGACGGCCTGACGTGCGCCGAGAGGAGAGGGACTGTAGTTCCCCACCCCGAGCAGGCCCCCGCCGGGCCGCGCCCACACTTCCCGCAAAGTACAGGTTTGCGCGGGGCCTTGGTCGTTGTGCCAGCCGAAGACCCGGGCGTCGAAAAGGGAGCCGTCGGCGCCGACCTTCGCCAGGAGCGCGTTGTAGCCGTCAAAAG
This window contains:
- a CDS encoding beta-ketoacyl-[acyl-carrier-protein] synthase family protein translates to MTAPCYVTGIGAVSAFGIGTEALWKGLLSGRTAVSPLRRFDGSGLRSPLVAEAPDPGGDFPNRTDRLAFAAAREALSSAGLEALPEQAGVATGAGVGGLPESEEAFGAWLAGSARTPSLRTLTRHMPATTADLLCLAFGARGPRCAAASACASSTTALALGAAWISLGETDCVLAGGADALTRMTVGGFNSLRLVASEPPRPFDRSRSGMAVGEGAAFLVLESFERVRERGARPLAALSGWGLSTDAHHATAPHPEGRGALAALQAALQRAGATAEEVDAVNAHGTGTRANDSAEAAALVRLLGRRAPEVPVSSVKGALGHCLGAAGALEAVASVLTILRQTVPPTAGLATPEFEGLLLPTAPVERPVGSVLTLNLGFGGHNAALFFRRTP
- a CDS encoding methylated-DNA--[protein]-cysteine S-methyltransferase — protein: MTAPVTLGLETPVGRLDVTLSPGAVHRIEFGGKAPDGPVPRSVAPLLNRLKKQLREYFAGSLRDFDVPLDPDPPGTDFQARVWEALRRVPAGQVLSYSDLAKWAGRPGAARAAGSACGANRIPILIPCHRAVAKGGLGGFGGGLAVKKQLLRLERGT
- the queF gene encoding preQ(1) synthase codes for the protein MAAYTKEHAKKGLDAPLPAIETWPNQFPGYEITIEAPEFTSVCPKTGLPDFGLLVLRYEPRKSCLELKSYKEYLLAYRNVGIFYENAVNRILRDVVKACGPERATLTGVFNSRGGMSASVVATYTRDKGFGS
- the grxC gene encoding glutaredoxin 3; this translates as MKTPVTVFTMTLCPYCVAAKRLLKKKGVDFEEVNLDRHPERWAECERRSGKETVPQVFFGDRHIGGCDDLMDLDRSGELDRLIASL
- a CDS encoding Smr/MutS family protein; translation: MIEGGEFFPGPVAIPVNGILDLHAFDPRDVKVVVSEYLAECRRLGILDVQIIHGKGTGTLRRTVHALLQRLPEVASFSTAGAGEGGWGATFVVLRAEGLGP
- a CDS encoding methyltransferase domain-containing protein — translated: MNGHFDWIAPVFDWAGGHRDPEALRRVLGLPSPGRLLDLGGGTGRVARSLVDHVGALVVADLSRPMLRRAARKAGLRAVLAFAGSLPFQAGAFSRILVVDAFHHFADQEGALRDLFRTVEAGGRVVIEEPDARRVGVRAVGRLEKILGMTSCMRPPEAIAEMAARAGFRTRVEEGSRFSVWIVGEKD
- a CDS encoding MFS transporter produces the protein MSDATNPAGTEARPQPSTFYRWAVLVIISLAMFGNYYIYDSINPVTDLMKAQLGFTDAVIGQLNTSYSIAAVLVLLVGGVLIDRLGTTRTTVLFGALCTVSGVTMLLSTEPWVMIGSRFLLGVGAEPLIVAITAALAKWFKGKELSFAFGINLTIARLGQVAVDWSPTWAKWAYDGWRTPLVLAAVLGSLCTLGALAYWALESRALKRYSLGEEGETDRLVVKDLFRFDASFWYCVALCVTFYSAIFPFRTFSIKFFIESYGLTREMAGQINSSLPVAAMVATPLFGLLVDRIGRRASLMFLGAFLLMPVYVIMAYHALPLWIPIAMMGVAFSLVPAIMWPSVAYIVEQKRLGTGLAVMTLVQQVGVAGLNTVVGYANDLGHAGPANPAGYVPGMWLFSGLGFVALLFAFLLWKVEKGPRAHGLETIRVGAKAEG